In Eleutherodactylus coqui strain aEleCoq1 chromosome 4, aEleCoq1.hap1, whole genome shotgun sequence, the following are encoded in one genomic region:
- the LOC136624494 gene encoding oocyte zinc finger protein XlCOF29-like: protein MERNRDKMAESIFNLTLEILFQLTGEDYTLVKKTSSDGCKAPVSDGWGKPLSPITGPPPHPLILEEINEQKILELINKMIELLTGEVTLLGMLGHYTVTLWRYNVSG from the exons atggagaggaaccgggacaagatggcggagagtatattcaacctcaccctagagatactcttccagcttacaggagag gattacacgctagtgaagaagacttctagtgatggctgtaaggccccggtgtctgatggatggggaaaacccctgagcccaatcacagggcctccacctcaccccctgatactggaggagatcaatgagcagaagatcctagaactcatcaacaagatgattgagctgctgactggagaggtgacgctgctgggaatgctgggacattatacagtaacgctatggcggtataacgtgtctgggtga